A portion of the Alphaproteobacteria bacterium genome contains these proteins:
- a CDS encoding DegT/DnrJ/EryC1/StrS family aminotransferase: protein MPARLAFGPAEMAQIEAVFKFYNEAGLDPGYQGPFEARYCDAFVRYMDGGHADAVSSGTAALFVSLAALALPTGSHVITSSITDPGTLSAIILNGLTPKLADTRPDSYNMGVEQFVSRIDEKTRAVVVVHASGQAAEIDAIVTEAHRRDIRVLEDCSQSHGASRNGKKVGKFGDIAAFSTMYRKAHITGSCGGVVYSGDSDLHHMALAHADRGKPRWTDEFDDRDPTNYLFPALNFHADEISCAVGIASLGRLEETRKARLAYIKGLDALKSVSNFCSPYGWSENDSPFYYPIIFNDSTRSLDKVAFARAVLAEGIGLNPHYQYVVSDWPWVRNYLADDFDCANARSIRDRSFNLYVNEKYGETEVRDTIDAIVKVERSVFP, encoded by the coding sequence ATGCCGGCGCGGCTCGCCTTCGGGCCCGCGGAAATGGCCCAGATTGAAGCCGTGTTCAAATTCTATAATGAAGCGGGTCTCGATCCCGGTTATCAGGGGCCATTCGAAGCCCGATATTGCGACGCCTTTGTCCGCTATATGGACGGCGGGCATGCGGATGCGGTGTCCAGCGGAACCGCTGCGCTTTTTGTGTCACTGGCGGCGTTGGCGCTGCCGACCGGCAGCCATGTGATCACGTCCAGCATCACGGATCCGGGGACGCTCAGCGCCATCATCCTGAATGGCCTGACGCCGAAACTGGCCGATACCCGGCCTGACAGCTACAATATGGGGGTGGAGCAGTTCGTCAGCCGGATTGACGAAAAAACCCGGGCCGTTGTCGTGGTGCATGCCTCGGGCCAGGCGGCGGAAATAGACGCTATCGTCACGGAGGCGCACCGCCGCGACATTCGGGTGCTTGAGGACTGCTCGCAGTCGCATGGCGCCAGCCGTAATGGAAAAAAGGTCGGCAAATTCGGAGACATCGCGGCATTTTCCACGATGTACCGGAAGGCGCATATTACGGGTTCCTGCGGCGGCGTCGTTTACAGCGGCGACTCGGACCTGCACCACATGGCGCTGGCGCATGCGGATCGCGGCAAGCCGCGATGGACCGACGAATTCGACGATCGCGATCCGACCAATTATCTGTTTCCGGCGCTGAATTTCCATGCCGACGAAATTTCCTGCGCCGTCGGCATTGCCTCGCTGGGCCGGCTGGAGGAAACCAGGAAGGCGCGGCTGGCATATATCAAAGGGCTAGATGCGCTGAAGAGCGTATCCAATTTTTGCAGCCCTTATGGCTGGAGCGAAAACGATTCGCCTTTTTATTATCCGATCATCTTTAACGACAGCACCCGGTCATTGGACAAGGTGGCGTTTGCCCGGGCCGTGCTGGCGGAGGGCATAGGATTAAACCCGCACTATCAGTACGTCGTCAGCGACTGGCCCTGGGTACGCAATTATCTGGCGGATGATTTCGACTGCGCCAATGCCCGGTCAATCCGCGATCGCTCGTTCAATCTGTATGTGAACGAGAAATATGGTGAAACGGAAGTCCGGGACACCATAGACGCGATTGTGAAGGTCGAACGGTCCGTTTTTCCGTAG
- a CDS encoding glycosyltransferase family 2 protein, with protein sequence MTESLGGAEPVTVVILNYNSGAYLKRCLNSLRAQDCGPFAVIVGDNGSTDDSFGAARRMPSEMPDSGGLEFQFVDIGANVGFARGNNLLVERVATPLVALLNPDTEPATDWLRQLMDAADRHAAAGMFGSTQLMLHRAGIIDGAGDAYLACGIPWRGGHGLPVAALPPEGEVFSPCAAAALFRTDVFRSVGGFDESYFCYVEDVDLAFRIRLQGGRCIQVPSAVVYHAGGGSSGDGDFASYHGTRNMIWTYFKNMPGMLFWLLLPFHCGAFVVLTLKSAFRGNRVPVLKGIRDGLRGIPAAVQKRRALQAGRTVSIAEIAGALCWNPLTYLRRRPVSR encoded by the coding sequence GTGACTGAATCCCTTGGCGGCGCAGAGCCTGTAACCGTCGTTATCCTGAATTACAACTCGGGCGCCTACCTGAAGCGTTGCCTGAATTCCCTGCGCGCGCAGGATTGCGGACCGTTCGCCGTGATCGTCGGCGACAACGGTTCAACCGACGATTCTTTTGGAGCAGCGCGGCGAATGCCTTCAGAAATGCCGGATAGCGGCGGTCTCGAATTTCAGTTTGTCGACATCGGCGCCAATGTCGGCTTCGCGCGCGGCAATAACCTGCTGGTGGAGCGCGTTGCGACACCTCTTGTCGCCTTGTTGAACCCGGATACCGAACCGGCAACTGACTGGTTGCGCCAGTTGATGGACGCGGCCGATCGCCATGCCGCGGCGGGCATGTTTGGTTCGACCCAATTGATGCTGCATCGTGCCGGGATCATCGATGGGGCCGGGGATGCCTATCTCGCCTGCGGTATCCCCTGGCGGGGCGGTCACGGCCTTCCCGTCGCGGCGCTTCCGCCCGAAGGTGAGGTCTTTTCGCCCTGTGCCGCCGCCGCGCTTTTCCGGACGGACGTGTTCAGATCGGTCGGCGGATTCGACGAAAGTTATTTCTGCTATGTGGAGGATGTCGACCTGGCGTTCCGGATTCGCCTGCAGGGGGGGCGTTGTATTCAGGTCCCGAGCGCCGTGGTTTATCATGCAGGCGGCGGCAGTAGCGGTGACGGTGATTTCGCCTCCTATCACGGGACCCGGAACATGATCTGGACCTACTTCAAGAACATGCCGGGCATGTTGTTCTGGCTGTTATTGCCGTTTCATTGCGGCGCATTCGTCGTTCTCACATTAAAGTCCGCCTTTCGGGGCAATCGTGTCCCCGTCCTGAAGGGCATTCGCGACGGGCTCCGGGGCATCCCGGCGGCCGTACAGAAACGGCGGGCGCTGCAAGCCGGTCGAACCGTCTCCATCGCGGAGATCGCTGGCGCCCTGTGCTGGAATCCGTTGACCTACCTGCGCCGCCGGCCGGTTTCGCGATAG